Proteins encoded in a region of the Gemmatimonadota bacterium genome:
- a CDS encoding FtsX-like permease family protein has product MPAAEWYVARRYLASRRKGRFLSLITLIAVGGVAVGVAALITVIGMMTGMQRDLQAKILGANPHVYVFQNGQGFRMTGWRDVLEEVEDVPGVIGAQPFVMTQVGVTPTGEYVQFGTLWGMDAAGRGVPVNEIVRQIRSGALSLGPTESGLPGVLIGRRLADRLGILPGDEVTVLAPENLKASPLGDAIPATGYFEVTGTFVTGHFEYDSGHLYADLAAVVSLLDFEDDVGGLALAVEDPFLAREVGDSINSRLSFPYYTNDWMTLNNSLFSALKLEKLGMGLILSLIVLVAAFNIISTLIMVVTDKTREIGILKSMGMTRGGVLRIFLLQGLAIGAIGTFLGTMGGLVLIWVQARYELITLPGEVYGISTLPVALDVLDVGWIVGLSILIAFAATILPAQRASRLMPVEAIRHD; this is encoded by the coding sequence GTGCCGGCGGCAGAGTGGTACGTGGCACGGCGCTATCTGGCCTCGCGCAGGAAGGGCCGGTTCCTGTCGCTGATCACGCTGATCGCGGTGGGCGGGGTAGCGGTCGGCGTTGCGGCGCTCATCACGGTCATCGGCATGATGACCGGCATGCAGAGGGACCTCCAGGCGAAGATCCTCGGCGCCAACCCCCACGTCTACGTTTTCCAGAACGGCCAGGGCTTCCGCATGACCGGCTGGCGGGACGTTCTCGAGGAAGTGGAGGACGTCCCCGGCGTGATCGGCGCGCAGCCGTTCGTCATGACCCAGGTGGGCGTTACACCCACCGGCGAGTACGTGCAGTTCGGTACCCTGTGGGGAATGGACGCCGCGGGGAGGGGCGTGCCGGTCAACGAGATCGTGCGCCAGATCCGCTCCGGCGCCCTATCTCTCGGGCCCACCGAGTCGGGGCTCCCCGGGGTGCTCATCGGGCGCAGGCTGGCGGATCGGTTGGGTATCCTTCCGGGCGATGAGGTCACGGTGCTCGCGCCGGAGAATCTGAAGGCCTCTCCGCTGGGCGATGCGATTCCGGCGACCGGCTATTTCGAGGTCACCGGCACGTTCGTCACCGGGCACTTCGAGTACGACTCGGGGCATCTGTACGCGGACCTGGCCGCGGTCGTCTCGCTGCTGGACTTCGAGGACGATGTGGGCGGGCTCGCGCTCGCCGTGGAGGACCCGTTCCTGGCGCGCGAAGTGGGGGACTCGATCAACTCCCGGCTGAGCTTTCCGTACTACACGAACGACTGGATGACGCTGAACAACTCGCTCTTCAGCGCGCTTAAGCTCGAGAAGCTCGGCATGGGGCTGATCCTGTCGCTGATCGTGCTGGTCGCCGCGTTCAACATCATCAGCACGTTGATCATGGTGGTGACCGACAAGACCAGGGAGATCGGCATCCTGAAGTCCATGGGCATGACGCGCGGTGGCGTGCTGCGGATCTTCCTGCTCCAGGGCCTCGCGATCGGCGCCATCGGCACCTTCCTCGGCACCATGGGGGGACTGGTCCTCATCTGGGTGCAGGCTCGCTACGAGCTCATCACGCTGCCCGGGGAGGTGTACGGCATCAGCACGCTCCCCGTGGCGCTCGATGTTCTGGACGTCGGCTGGATAGTGGGGCTCAGCATCCTCATCGCCTTCGCCGCCACGATCCTGCCCGCGCAGCGGGCGTCGCGGCTGATGCCGGTGGAGGCAATCCGTCATGACTGA